In Sporosarcina sp. PTS2304, a genomic segment contains:
- a CDS encoding nucleotidyltransferase-like protein encodes MLRPVYQERASLSDTQSVLLIGNRREDDPITDTFDEILLIITSNNEVRIQTKHYSDGQRKAAMHIISEQQLLHWLLVGTNKKIIDWLILGKIYFDRDEYAERLKQRLSEEPLFGRGIKMGMELAKMIRAYNEGKIHFERKQYMDSYLYAITTLHHLARMVAVKHNTLPENTVWSQMKKIDPAVYKLYEELIGSEEELEKRLDLVYLASEFFIHNYTNEASEHLLDILSMQTSWTIQELHEQDELALYSSDLEFFIEYLIDKKLIETTNVKSKNDFLFHREYRIAKL; translated from the coding sequence ATGCTACGGCCGGTGTACCAGGAAAGAGCAAGTTTATCAGATACGCAAAGTGTGCTTCTGATAGGAAATCGAAGAGAAGACGATCCCATTACCGATACATTTGATGAAATATTATTAATTATTACATCTAATAACGAAGTACGTATCCAAACGAAACATTATTCAGACGGCCAGCGAAAAGCGGCTATGCATATTATTAGCGAGCAGCAACTACTTCATTGGTTATTAGTAGGAACTAATAAAAAAATCATTGATTGGCTGATTTTAGGTAAAATTTATTTTGACCGAGATGAATATGCAGAACGTCTAAAACAGAGGTTATCAGAAGAACCACTATTTGGAAGAGGTATTAAAATGGGGATGGAACTGGCCAAAATGATTCGTGCTTATAATGAAGGGAAAATTCATTTTGAACGAAAACAGTATATGGATTCCTATCTATATGCCATCACTACGTTGCATCATTTAGCAAGAATGGTCGCGGTTAAGCATAATACATTACCCGAAAACACTGTCTGGTCCCAAATGAAGAAAATAGATCCTGCGGTTTATAAGTTGTACGAAGAATTGATCGGCAGTGAGGAAGAGCTAGAGAAACGTTTAGATTTGGTCTATCTTGCAAGTGAGTTTTTCATTCATAATTATACGAATGAAGCGTCAGAACATTTATTAGATATTTTAAGTATGCAAACGTCTTGGACTATTCAAGAACTACATGAACAAGATGAATTAGCATTGTATTCTTCGGACTTAGAGTTTTTTATTGAGTATTTAATAGATAAAAAACTAATTGAGACTACAAACGTTAAATCTAAAAATGACTTTCTATTTCATAGAGAATACCGTATAGCTAAGCTTTAA
- a CDS encoding YgzB family protein, which translates to MKPYKNKINRIRSFALSLIFIGVVIMYIGIFFRSNEIVMLIFMLLGTLAIIGSTVVYAWIGTLSTRAARVKCPNCGKHTKMLGRVDMCGHCREPLTLDPDLEGKDFDVAYNKTKKPKEDSSN; encoded by the coding sequence ATGAAACCTTATAAAAATAAAATAAATCGCATTCGTTCGTTCGCTCTGTCTTTAATTTTCATCGGTGTAGTCATTATGTATATCGGGATTTTCTTCCGTTCTAATGAAATTGTTATGCTAATCTTCATGCTGTTAGGTACACTAGCAATCATCGGGAGCACAGTCGTGTATGCATGGATTGGTACATTGTCTACACGAGCCGCTCGCGTGAAATGTCCGAACTGCGGAAAACATACGAAAATGCTCGGTCGAGTAGATATGTGCGGACACTGCCGTGAGCCATTGACATTAGATCCAGATTTAGAAGGTAAAGATTTTGATGTGGCATACAATAAAACAAAAAAGCCAAAAGAAGATTCATCAAACTAA
- the perR gene encoding peroxide-responsive transcriptional repressor PerR, with protein sequence MPGVYLKDALVTLKESGVRITPQRHAILEYLITSQSHPTADEIYKALEADFPNMSVATVYNNLRVFQNAGLVKELTYGDASSRFDFVTHDHYHIICDDCGKIVDFHHPGLEEVERLAAHVTGFKVNSHRLEVYGTCPACAAGRNTNAN encoded by the coding sequence ATGCCAGGAGTATATTTAAAAGACGCGCTTGTAACATTGAAAGAAAGTGGTGTGCGGATTACTCCGCAACGACATGCAATTCTGGAATATTTAATCACTTCTCAATCCCATCCGACAGCTGATGAAATCTATAAAGCACTTGAAGCGGATTTTCCGAATATGAGTGTAGCAACGGTCTATAATAATTTACGAGTGTTTCAAAATGCGGGACTTGTAAAAGAGTTAACGTATGGTGATGCGTCGAGTCGCTTTGATTTTGTGACTCATGATCACTATCATATCATTTGTGATGATTGTGGTAAGATTGTAGATTTTCATCATCCCGGTCTTGAAGAAGTGGAACGTCTAGCAGCGCATGTAACTGGTTTTAAAGTGAATTCACATCGATTAGAAGTGTACGGTACATGTCCAGCCTGTGCAGCGGGACGAAATACAAACGCAAACTAA
- a CDS encoding D-2-hydroxyacid dehydrogenase produces the protein MKVLFLFKVKTSFKEYISRKYPGVEFIYAASIDEVSLEDIDVIATEKEDLTHENLKTAKSLRWVMLAAVGVDVLPLKSLQEKGVIVTNSHGVHKMPLAESVVAHLLSIERGLPGIYKRQAEKRWELGKMPGEVNGSTALIVGTGAIGGEIGRLLQAFHVHTIGCNRSGTRIASMNETILFPEIMEKLPEVDYVISILPSTPDTRWIYQPEHFKAMKESAVFVNVGRGDAVKEQVIIDALTNNEIRHAVLDVFETEPLDESSALWELPNCTVSPHMSSMSDQYINRSLDIMETNLAKWLTGEKDLVNIVDLTKGY, from the coding sequence ATGAAAGTATTATTTTTATTTAAAGTGAAAACTTCATTTAAAGAATATATTAGCCGGAAGTATCCCGGCGTAGAGTTTATATACGCAGCATCTATTGACGAAGTTTCATTAGAAGACATTGATGTAATCGCGACTGAGAAAGAAGATTTGACCCATGAAAATCTAAAAACAGCTAAGTCTTTGCGCTGGGTTATGCTGGCGGCTGTAGGAGTAGATGTTTTGCCGTTGAAATCTTTACAAGAAAAAGGCGTAATCGTCACTAATTCTCACGGTGTACATAAGATGCCTTTAGCGGAGTCTGTAGTAGCTCATTTATTGTCAATTGAGCGTGGGTTGCCAGGTATCTATAAAAGGCAGGCTGAAAAACGTTGGGAACTCGGTAAGATGCCCGGCGAAGTTAATGGGAGCACAGCGCTAATCGTTGGGACGGGGGCGATTGGCGGAGAAATCGGCAGACTTTTGCAAGCGTTTCACGTACATACAATAGGATGTAATCGTTCAGGAACTAGGATTGCATCGATGAATGAAACTATTTTATTCCCTGAAATTATGGAAAAGCTACCGGAAGTTGATTATGTAATTTCAATTTTGCCGAGCACTCCGGATACTCGCTGGATCTATCAGCCCGAACATTTTAAAGCTATGAAAGAATCGGCTGTTTTTGTCAATGTAGGTAGGGGAGATGCGGTTAAAGAACAGGTCATTATTGATGCTTTGACAAACAATGAAATCCGTCATGCAGTACTGGACGTTTTCGAAACAGAACCTTTAGACGAATCGAGTGCGCTATGGGAACTGCCGAACTGTACTGTATCGCCTCATATGTCTAGTATGTCGGATCAGTATATCAATCGTTCGCTCGATATTATGGAAACAAACTTAGCTAAATGGTTAACGGGTGAAAAAGATCTTGTAAATATAGTAGATTTGACGAAAGGCTATTAA
- the bcp gene encoding thioredoxin-dependent thiol peroxidase, translating into METLEGLQAPSFSLANEQGEVVSLKQFSGEKYVILYFYPKDSTPGCTTQACDFRDSVKEFEDLQAVILGVSPDGEASHQKFIEKHGLPFSLLVDEDHAVAEKYGVWKLKKNFGKEYMGIERSTFLNDPTGTVVKEWRKVRVKGHVENALITLRELTK; encoded by the coding sequence GTGGAGACATTAGAAGGATTACAAGCACCTTCCTTTTCTTTAGCCAATGAACAAGGGGAAGTAGTTTCTTTAAAACAATTTTCAGGTGAAAAATATGTCATATTATACTTTTACCCGAAAGATTCCACGCCAGGCTGTACGACACAAGCATGTGATTTTCGTGATTCGGTGAAAGAATTTGAAGACCTACAAGCAGTAATTTTAGGAGTGAGTCCTGACGGTGAAGCATCCCATCAGAAGTTCATCGAAAAACATGGTTTGCCATTCTCTTTGCTAGTGGATGAAGACCATGCTGTAGCGGAGAAGTATGGTGTATGGAAACTCAAAAAGAATTTTGGCAAGGAATACATGGGGATTGAACGGTCTACATTTTTAAATGATCCTACAGGGACTGTAGTAAAAGAGTGGAGAAAAGTTCGTGTGAAAGGTCACGTGGAAAATGCACTTATAACACTTCGAGAATTAACTAAATAG
- a CDS encoding glutamate-1-semialdehyde 2,1-aminomutase yields the protein MNRENSEAIYAQACEHIVGGVNSPARSYKAVGGGAPTVIDRAQGAYLYDVDGNRYIDYLGAYGPIITGHAHPHITKAITKAAENGVLYGTPTRHEVQFAKMLKDAIPGMDKVRFVNSGTEAVMTTIRVARAYTGRTKIMKFAGCYHGHSDLVLVAAGSGPAQLGTPDSAGVPASIANEVITISFNDPENYQVAMEKWGEELACILIEPIVGNFGIVEPNEGFLELVHELARQKGVLTIYDEVITAFRFHYGPAQTMLGLQPDLTAFGKIIGGGLPIGAYGGKKEIMAQVAPLGPAYQAGTMAGNPASMLAGIACLEVLQEQGVYEEMDRLGSILEEGILQLAKQHGITMTINRLGGALTLFFTDVTVENYLQAEATDGEIFARFFREMLSNGINLAPSKYEAWFLTTAHTEKDILETLEAVDRSFTVLAQHND from the coding sequence ATGAACCGAGAAAATTCAGAAGCGATCTACGCACAAGCATGCGAACATATAGTAGGCGGAGTGAATAGTCCCGCACGCAGCTATAAAGCAGTAGGCGGTGGAGCACCCACTGTTATAGATCGTGCTCAAGGTGCTTATTTATATGACGTTGATGGCAATCGCTATATTGACTATTTAGGGGCATACGGACCTATTATTACAGGTCACGCACACCCGCATATTACAAAAGCTATTACAAAAGCAGCGGAAAACGGAGTACTTTATGGAACACCTACCCGCCACGAAGTTCAATTTGCAAAAATGTTGAAAGATGCTATTCCAGGAATGGATAAAGTACGTTTCGTAAATTCCGGCACAGAAGCAGTTATGACAACTATTCGTGTGGCAAGAGCTTATACGGGTCGTACGAAAATTATGAAGTTCGCTGGCTGCTATCACGGCCATTCCGATCTAGTACTTGTAGCCGCTGGTTCAGGACCCGCACAACTTGGGACACCGGATTCGGCAGGAGTGCCCGCTTCTATTGCAAACGAAGTAATTACGATTTCTTTCAATGATCCAGAAAACTATCAAGTTGCAATGGAAAAATGGGGAGAAGAATTGGCATGTATTTTAATCGAACCAATCGTTGGAAACTTTGGAATTGTTGAGCCGAATGAAGGTTTCTTGGAACTCGTTCATGAACTGGCTCGTCAAAAAGGAGTACTCACCATATACGATGAAGTGATCACTGCATTCCGTTTCCATTACGGGCCTGCACAGACAATGCTTGGATTACAGCCGGATCTTACAGCCTTCGGTAAAATTATTGGCGGTGGCTTGCCAATTGGAGCGTACGGTGGTAAAAAAGAAATCATGGCACAAGTAGCCCCTCTTGGTCCTGCATATCAAGCAGGTACAATGGCAGGAAATCCAGCGTCCATGCTCGCTGGAATCGCTTGTCTAGAAGTATTACAAGAGCAAGGTGTCTACGAAGAAATGGACCGCTTAGGAAGTATTCTCGAAGAAGGTATTTTACAACTAGCGAAACAACACGGTATTACGATGACGATCAATCGCTTAGGCGGCGCTCTGACATTATTCTTCACAGACGTCACTGTAGAAAATTACTTGCAGGCAGAAGCTACAGACGGTGAGATTTTCGCTCGATTTTTCAGAGAAATGTTAAGTAACGGCATTAACCTCGCCCCTTCTAAATATGAAGCTTGGTTCTTAACAACGGCCCATACAGAGAAGGATATCTTGGAAACTTTAGAAGCTGTAGATCGTTCATTTACCGTGTTAGCTCAACACAATGATTGA
- a CDS encoding aromatic acid exporter family protein, translating into MKLGARVFKTGIAIVIALFLAQLLELPTAVFAGIAAIFAIQPSIYRSYLTIVEQLQGNLIGATVAVVFTLIFGPQLIVVGLAAVIVMIIMLKLGLEKSISLALVTMIAVMEVKDDNFLTFALLRVATILVGVLAAFLVNLVFMPPKYETKLFQAIHSAQDEIIRWTRLAGRQASEHSATKKSLSKVKERLMQIDQLYLLFKEERSYIKKTSATKARRLVVYRQMIATTRSSYDVLKRLHQFENELINLPEHFRMMIQERLEALLVYHEQLHLKFVGKLKAERDEDELHSEFIQRQEVMEIFAKEIALTKEEEEFSAYHLLHVLSSMLNYEEQLEHLDTLITSYQNRFEDEDNALEDEFY; encoded by the coding sequence ATGAAACTTGGTGCCCGCGTCTTTAAGACGGGTATTGCGATTGTAATTGCTCTATTTCTTGCACAATTACTCGAGTTACCTACCGCAGTGTTTGCAGGAATTGCAGCCATTTTTGCAATCCAACCATCTATTTACAGATCCTACTTAACGATTGTTGAACAGCTACAAGGTAACCTAATCGGTGCCACAGTAGCAGTTGTCTTTACATTAATTTTTGGTCCGCAATTAATAGTCGTTGGATTAGCTGCAGTTATCGTCATGATTATTATGTTAAAACTCGGTTTAGAGAAGTCCATTTCACTGGCACTCGTCACAATGATTGCTGTTATGGAAGTAAAAGATGATAACTTCTTGACCTTCGCGTTGTTGCGTGTAGCCACTATTTTAGTAGGGGTCTTAGCAGCTTTCTTAGTAAATTTAGTGTTTATGCCACCGAAATATGAAACGAAATTGTTCCAAGCGATCCATTCAGCACAAGACGAAATCATTCGTTGGACGCGTTTGGCCGGACGTCAAGCATCTGAGCATTCCGCGACGAAGAAGTCATTAAGCAAAGTGAAAGAACGTCTCATGCAAATTGATCAGCTGTACTTGTTATTTAAAGAAGAACGTAGCTACATCAAAAAAACTTCCGCCACTAAAGCAAGGCGGCTCGTCGTCTATCGCCAAATGATCGCGACTACACGCAGTAGCTATGATGTATTAAAAAGACTTCACCAATTCGAAAATGAACTCATTAACCTTCCTGAACATTTTCGAATGATGATTCAAGAACGTCTAGAAGCTTTGTTAGTTTACCACGAGCAATTGCATTTAAAGTTTGTAGGAAAGTTAAAAGCAGAGCGTGATGAAGACGAATTGCACAGCGAATTTATCCAACGCCAAGAAGTGATGGAGATTTTTGCAAAAGAGATCGCTTTGACAAAAGAAGAAGAAGAATTTTCCGCTTACCATCTACTTCATGTATTGTCTTCTATGTTAAATTATGAAGAACAGCTCGAACATTTGGATACGCTAATCACTTCTTATCAAAACAGATTTGAAGACGAAGACAATGCTTTAGAGGATGAATTTTACTAA
- a CDS encoding ABC transporter ATP-binding protein, which yields MGESIKRYLQFVKPYNWQILFTVLIGVVKFAIPLFLPLLIKIVIDNIIGSPTMSDPEKTKHLFYWLGGTIIVFFLIRPPVEYYRQYYAQYVSNKILFDIRQSLYAHLQKLSLRFYSNTRAGEVISRVINDVEQTKNFVMIGLMNVWLDLATIVIAIAIMLTLDVQLTLVTLLAFPFYAFSVKHFFGKLRILTRKRSQALADVQSYLHERVAGVSIIKSFAIEDKEQERFDEVNSNFLDRALDHTRWNAKAFAVVNTITDVAPLLVIGYAGYQVINGSLTVGTMVAFIAFIERLYSPLRRLVNSSTSLTQSFASMDRVLDLMNEKYDVVDKEHAEILPPLKGGIEFDRVSFAYEEEMVLKNISLTIQPGQTIALVGMSGGGKSTIISLIPRFYDVTAGAIKVDGKDIRDVKVKSLRDQIGMVLQDSVLFSDSVKSNILIGKPDATDEEVIAAAKAANAHDFIETLAEGYDTRVGERGVKLSGGQKQRIAIARVFLKNPALLILDEATSALDLESEALIQDSLDRLAHERTTLIVAHRLSTITHADCIYVIDHGELKEAGTHQQLMAKDGTYAGLFNRQELGA from the coding sequence ATGGGTGAAAGTATTAAACGCTATCTTCAATTCGTAAAACCGTATAACTGGCAAATTCTCTTTACTGTCCTCATAGGGGTAGTAAAATTTGCTATTCCGTTATTTTTACCATTATTGATCAAGATTGTAATTGATAATATTATCGGTTCACCGACTATGTCTGATCCCGAAAAAACAAAGCACTTATTTTATTGGCTCGGTGGAACAATTATCGTGTTCTTTTTGATTCGACCTCCTGTTGAGTATTATCGACAGTATTACGCGCAATATGTTAGTAATAAAATTCTTTTTGATATTCGGCAGTCGCTGTATGCACATTTACAGAAACTCAGTTTGCGTTTTTACTCCAATACACGTGCCGGAGAAGTGATTTCCCGTGTCATTAACGATGTAGAGCAAACGAAGAATTTCGTAATGATTGGGTTAATGAATGTTTGGCTTGATTTAGCAACAATTGTTATAGCGATTGCGATTATGTTGACGTTGGATGTCCAGCTTACACTCGTAACGTTGCTCGCGTTTCCATTTTATGCATTTAGCGTCAAACACTTTTTTGGCAAATTGCGTATATTGACGAGAAAACGATCGCAGGCGTTAGCAGACGTTCAAAGTTATTTGCATGAACGAGTGGCGGGAGTTAGTATTATAAAAAGTTTTGCAATTGAAGACAAAGAACAAGAGCGTTTTGACGAAGTAAACTCTAATTTTTTAGATCGTGCACTGGATCATACGCGTTGGAATGCGAAAGCTTTTGCTGTAGTCAATACGATAACCGATGTCGCCCCTTTACTAGTCATTGGATATGCCGGCTACCAAGTTATTAATGGTTCGTTAACTGTCGGAACAATGGTCGCATTTATTGCTTTTATTGAACGGCTGTATTCACCGTTGAGACGTTTGGTGAACTCTTCAACCTCATTGACACAGTCTTTCGCTTCTATGGATCGGGTTCTCGATCTGATGAATGAGAAATATGATGTAGTAGATAAAGAGCATGCGGAAATATTACCGCCACTTAAAGGAGGCATAGAGTTTGATCGTGTAAGTTTTGCATATGAAGAGGAAATGGTTCTGAAAAACATTAGCTTAACGATCCAACCAGGTCAGACGATAGCACTCGTCGGTATGAGTGGTGGTGGAAAGTCAACGATCATCAGTTTAATCCCTCGCTTTTACGACGTCACAGCCGGCGCTATAAAGGTTGACGGGAAAGATATTCGTGACGTGAAAGTGAAATCGTTGCGCGATCAAATCGGCATGGTACTACAAGACTCTGTTCTATTCAGTGACTCTGTAAAAAGTAATATTTTAATTGGGAAGCCGGATGCAACCGATGAAGAAGTAATTGCGGCAGCGAAAGCAGCGAATGCTCATGATTTCATTGAGACACTCGCAGAAGGGTATGATACGCGGGTAGGAGAGCGTGGTGTAAAATTATCGGGTGGACAAAAACAACGAATTGCTATTGCGCGTGTGTTTTTAAAGAATCCGGCTTTGTTAATTTTGGATGAGGCGACTTCTGCTCTCGATTTGGAAAGTGAAGCACTTATTCAAGATTCACTTGATCGATTGGCTCATGAACGTACAACGTTAATCGTAGCCCATCGCTTATCGACGATTACTCATGCTGATTGTATTTATGTAATTGATCACGGAGAACTAAAAGAAGCAGGCACACATCAACAACTGATGGCGAAAGACGGAACTTATGCGGGTCTGTTCAATCGTCAAGAACTTGGTGCATAA
- a CDS encoding DUF402 domain-containing protein, with the protein MAIPKEGESIQIHSYKHNGKIHRVWQETLVLKGTRNIVIGGNERTLVTESDGRTWLTREPSICYFHAENWFNIICMLREDGVYYYVNMSSPFVYDEKSLKYIDYDLDVKVFPDMSYLILDEDEYADHKRQMNYPEVIDQILQDNLKKLLGWIKQRKGPFAPDFIDVWTSRYEFHKQIQEERR; encoded by the coding sequence ATGGCAATCCCTAAAGAAGGAGAATCAATTCAGATCCACAGCTACAAACATAACGGTAAAATTCACCGCGTCTGGCAGGAAACACTCGTACTCAAAGGGACACGCAATATCGTCATCGGAGGAAATGAGCGTACACTTGTGACAGAGTCGGACGGACGTACGTGGCTAACGCGTGAGCCATCTATCTGCTATTTCCATGCAGAAAACTGGTTCAATATTATTTGCATGCTCCGTGAAGACGGTGTCTATTATTACGTAAATATGAGTTCACCATTTGTTTACGACGAAAAGTCATTGAAGTATATCGATTACGACTTAGACGTAAAGGTATTTCCCGATATGAGCTACTTAATTTTAGACGAAGACGAATACGCGGATCACAAGCGTCAAATGAATTATCCCGAAGTAATTGATCAGATTCTGCAAGATAATTTAAAGAAATTACTTGGCTGGATCAAACAAAGAAAAGGACCGTTCGCACCTGATTTCATTGACGTATGGACTTCTAGATATGAATTCCACAAGCAAATTCAGGAAGAACGACGCTAA
- a CDS encoding gamma-type small acid-soluble spore protein, with protein MPKQPNQNSQYDPSKTDAKKVRQQNAQSAMQQPMNEEFASETDVNQVRQQNAQSAMNMQSASAPSSMNEEFASETDVNEVRKQIQQAEANKKNASSNNANRNKGSY; from the coding sequence ATGCCCAAGCAACCAAATCAAAATTCTCAGTACGATCCATCAAAAACAGACGCAAAAAAGGTTCGCCAACAGAATGCACAATCTGCTATGCAACAACCGATGAATGAAGAGTTCGCTTCCGAAACGGACGTTAATCAAGTGCGTCAACAAAATGCTCAGTCTGCTATGAATATGCAGTCTGCCTCAGCGCCATCTTCAATGAATGAAGAATTTGCTTCGGAAACAGATGTAAACGAAGTGAGAAAGCAAATTCAACAAGCAGAAGCGAATAAGAAAAATGCGTCAAGTAACAATGCGAACCGAAATAAAGGTTCCTACTAA